TCCCAGCCGACGAGCCCCTTCGTCCTGCCGCGGGGCCGTGGCGCGCGATTCTCCTCCTGGCCGCGCTCGTGCTCGGGGCGTGGCTCGCGCGGCGCAACCTGATCGCCGGCCGCGGCGACACGAGGCGCGCCGGGCGGCTGGCCGGGGCGATGTTCGCGATCCGGGTTCTCGCCTGGGTGCTCGGCGCGAATCATCCGATGTCGACGCTCACCGAGCAGGTTGCGACGGCGATCGCATGGGGACTCTACGACGCGGCCTACGCGTGGCTCGCGTACGTGGCGATCGAGCCCTACGTGCGGCGGCTGTGGCCACGATTGTTGATCTCGTGGACGCGGCTTCTCGACGGGAGGCTCGGTGACGCGCGCGTCGGGCGTGACGTCCTGATCGGCGGCGTCGTCGGCGTCGTCATCTCCCTCGCCGTCGCCGGACTGCTCGCCGCGACCACGGCGCCGGGCGGGAAGCCGGATGCGGTGGGGTACGTCGAGGCCCAGCTCGCGGCGCTGTTCGGCGAGCGTCAGCAGCTCGCGGAGATGCTTGGTTTCTGGCGCTCGAACCTCATCCAGATGGTTGGATTCCTGGTCATCCTCGTCGCGGCGCGGCTGATCCTGCGTCATCCGCTCGTGGCGCTCGTGGCCGCCATGCTCGTCTTCGTGCCGCTCGCCCGTCCGATCGTGGCTGATCCGGTGCTCGAGTGGGGTTTCGCGATCGCCGTGATGCTGCTGCTCCTCGGCACGCTGATGGGTTTCGGATTGCTCGCGACGCTCGTCTCACTCCTCGTCTACGTCACGCTGCAGGCCGCTCCTCTCGGGCTAGGCGGCTGGGCCACGAGCCGCACGGCGCTGCCGCTGGCGCTCGTGACGGCGGCAGTGCTGTGGGGCTTTCACCGGTCGCTCGGCGGACGCTCGGCCATCCGCGATCTGCCGATGGGCGAGACTCAGAAGATCCCGACCAGGAGTCCCAGCGCGGCGGTCGAGTGATCGAGTTTCCAGGTCTCCGAAGTGCTCACCCCGTCGACCAGGGTTCTCACCGTCGGCCGATGGATGATGTAGGACACTGAGCCCTGCAGCGCGAGCCAGGACGACAAGTCGTACGTCGCGCTCACTCCCGGCTTGAAGACGGCGGAGGTCTTGACGTGGACATCTTCGAGGTCGCTTCCACCCGCCTGATAGGCCGCCACAGCCTCTTCGTCGACCTCGAAATCGTTGAACGATGGTCCACCCGTGACATAAGCGCCAACTTTCATCGGTCCGTGTCGATACGTCCGCCCCACGCCCACGAGCAGCGGGATGGTCCTCACCTTCCCGAGCCGGACCTCGGAGCCGAAGACCTCGGTGGGGACATCCATCCGCGAGAAGCTGAGTGAAGTCTTGAGGTCCCAGTCCCAGCCATTCTCGCCTCTCCGGCCTTGGTTGAGACGATACCTGGGGCCGAAGCTCAGACTCTTGGACTCGAAGCGTGAGTCGGAATAGTCGTGGAAGCTGACGCCTGCGCCCAGGGACAAGCGCTTTGAGCTCTGGGCTTCGGCGACCGCGGCAGTCGACAAGGCCAGCAGCACGAAGATGCATTTACGCATGGTGGGCCTCCAATCCCTTTACGCCGCGGGATTGGAATGCAAGGCCGATGCCCCCATGGGAGACACGGTGTTCGCAAGGATTCATTCAGGAGCTGTGAAGCGAGGTTAAGCCTGGTTCAACCTGCGACAACTCAGCTGAGGGTTCGGCGGCCTGGTGAACACAGGGGGATGTAGATCGACGAATGTCCAATCGATCTGATTCCATGCATTACAACGCGGTGAAGGAGTATGGCGAGCCGAAGGACTAGGCTGCCCGCCGCGGCCGCGGCTGCGCGTGCAGCACGCCGAGCTTCGCGCTGGCTTCGGCCAGGCGCTGCCGATGGTAGTCCATCGCCGCCAGCGTGAAGGCTTCGATCACCTGATGCTCGGTGACCCCAAGCACCCGGGCGTACTCGGGAACCTGGTCGTCCGCAGGCAGCGTCGCCGATGACTCGAGATCGGCCAGCGTCTCCAACGGCCATCCCAGACGGCTCGCCAGCTCCTCGCGGGTGACAGCGCCCGCTGCCGCGCGCCGCAAGGCCGCGAGTGGACCCTTGCCGGCGGCCTGCTCGTGGTGCCATCGCTCCACGCCGGCCAGCGTACCCGTCGACTCCAGCGCCATCTGGCGCACGACCTCGAGGTCGAAACAATTCCCGGGGCAGGTCTTGGTGAGATCGACGTCGCGGTGCCCGATGATGCGCTCGGGCGGAAGTCCGTACTCCACCATGGCCGGGAGAATCACGAGCCCCACGACCACTTCGAGCATGGCGCTCGGCGGCGCCGCCTCGTCGAAGTTGCCGATGCAGCAGACATGGAGCGCGCGAGCGTTCATCTCCTCCTCGGGACAGGCGGACGCGGGGTCGAGCTCCGAGCGGCCCATCAGGACTTCGTAGTGATCACCGACGAGCTCGACGCC
The sequence above is a segment of the Candidatus Eisenbacteria bacterium genome. Coding sequences within it:
- a CDS encoding N-acetylmuramoyl-L-alanine amidase gives rise to the protein MLPRTHIMLHHSRTRDGQTVSWGAIRHHHVETRGFRQIGYHYGVELVGDHYEVLMGRSELDPASACPEEEMNARALHVCCIGNFDEAAPPSAMLEVVVGLVILPAMVEYGLPPERIIGHRDVDLTKTCPGNCFDLEVVRQMALESTGTLAGVERWHHEQAAGKGPLAALRRAAAGAVTREELASRLGWPLETLADLESSATLPADDQVPEYARVLGVTEHQVIEAFTLAAMDYHRQRLAEASAKLGVLHAQPRPRRAA